From Halotia branconii CENA392, the proteins below share one genomic window:
- a CDS encoding retropepsin-like aspartic protease family protein — translation MLQSFLSRAALILISSVLAVLGVACSQEKQTGAILRNQQSVVTDNQVTPSPGEPTAPVIPEPEDLPPSVMEPSSFELGLDKAAGALSISQSAQSPDDWNLVASQFQDAIALMKKVRRQSSEFAIAQAKISEYQLQVKYALRKAAPSPPPVAKANPPKIVVAVPQVKTSPQVPIPVPPPVRVKLPPTRPIFSSSEILPSEKEVFVAPIRRRVGGTPIVTVTFNGQQQFDMIVDTGASGTVITQQMANALGIVPVGKAKANTASSKAVEFPVGYVDSMAVGGVRVNKVPVAIAGLELETGLLGHDFFGNYDVTIKRNVVEFRPQSRSQINPSETGLIAPILPKEYRSVGSP, via the coding sequence ATGCTTCAGTCTTTTTTATCTCGTGCAGCCCTGATTTTGATTTCAAGTGTTTTAGCGGTTCTGGGTGTTGCTTGTAGTCAAGAAAAACAAACTGGTGCGATTCTTCGCAATCAACAGTCGGTAGTGACTGACAATCAGGTAACGCCGTCTCCTGGAGAACCAACAGCACCAGTCATTCCAGAACCAGAAGACTTGCCACCGTCGGTAATGGAACCCAGTTCTTTTGAACTAGGTTTAGATAAAGCTGCGGGTGCTTTAAGTATCAGCCAATCTGCTCAATCCCCAGATGATTGGAACTTAGTGGCGAGTCAGTTTCAAGATGCGATCGCCTTAATGAAAAAAGTCCGGCGACAAAGCTCGGAATTTGCGATCGCTCAAGCTAAAATCTCAGAATACCAGCTTCAAGTGAAGTATGCTCTACGCAAAGCTGCTCCCAGCCCTCCACCAGTAGCTAAAGCTAATCCCCCAAAAATAGTAGTTGCTGTTCCCCAAGTAAAAACTTCACCCCAGGTTCCCATACCAGTACCCCCACCTGTACGAGTCAAATTGCCACCAACTAGACCGATTTTTTCCTCATCAGAAATACTTCCTTCAGAAAAAGAAGTATTTGTTGCCCCAATTAGAAGGCGAGTTGGGGGAACGCCAATTGTCACAGTTACCTTTAATGGACAGCAACAATTTGACATGATTGTAGATACAGGAGCCAGTGGAACTGTAATTACTCAACAAATGGCTAATGCTTTGGGGATAGTACCAGTCGGAAAAGCCAAGGCTAACACCGCCAGTTCTAAAGCTGTAGAGTTTCCTGTGGGTTATGTTGATTCGATGGCAGTCGGTGGCGTAAGAGTAAATAAAGTGCCAGTAGCGATCGCTGGCTTAGAATTAGAAACTGGATTATTAGGACATGACTTTTTTGGTAACTACGATGTCACCATTAAACGTAACGTTGTAGAATTTCGCCCACAGTCGCGATCACAAATCAATCCTTCAGAAACTGGACTAATTGCTCCAATTTTGCCCAAGGAGTACCGTTCTGTAGGATCTCCCTAG